Proteins co-encoded in one Nostoc sp. C052 genomic window:
- a CDS encoding glycosyltransferase, with protein sequence MHWQRYRQLLNNFRTETLKLPPLPYLGRRFRRKTPANLSRIPVLYGFSSHVIPRPRDWPAWVYVTGFWFIDQASEYEPPLELEDFLGRKQLPLCFGFGSMTMPNPEYLTHYIVEALKKTHQGGIILSGWGDVGRTVNVKDSLRVFVIKEVPHDWLFPQVPAVVHHGGASSLPSQLC encoded by the coding sequence TTGCACTGGCAAAGATATCGTCAATTGCTCAATAATTTCAGAACAGAAACTTTGAAATTGCCGCCCTTACCATATTTGGGCAGACGCTTCAGACGGAAGACTCCGGCAAATCTATCACGAATCCCTGTGTTGTACGGGTTTAGTTCGCACGTCATCCCAAGACCCCGTGACTGGCCTGCTTGGGTGTATGTAACTGGTTTTTGGTTTATTGACCAAGCCTCCGAATATGAGCCACCTCTGGAACTAGAGGATTTTCTTGGACGAAAGCAATTACCTTTGTGTTTTGGGTTTGGGAGCATGACCATGCCCAATCCAGAATATCTCACACACTATATAGTGGAAGCTTTAAAGAAAACCCATCAAGGCGGAATTATATTATCAGGATGGGGTGATGTTGGAAGAACGGTAAATGTAAAAGATTCGCTACGAGTGTTTGTGATCAAGGAAGTTCCACATGATTGGCTGTTTCCCCAAGTGCCAGCAGTTGTACATCATGGAGGAGCTAGTAGTCTGCCAAGCCAACTTTGCTAG